ACATTGGTAGTATGGCTTTTTCTTGGACCTGATTGTTCAACAAGGGACTGGATGTTTTACTTGAATTGCACTATTACAGTTACTCAAGTGTCTTTACATTAGATTTTTGTTCTCTGACCTTCCTGTTCTGTACTAGTTACTTTGTCTTCAACTTGTAAATGCtgaaacttgatttttgatgcCCCTATAACAAAGATGTTCTCCTTCATatcaaaaatgacaaaattcaaatgaaaatgcaaaaaaatacaTTGTCTTTTCTTCCTCTGTGGCATGTCAAGCCTTCAAGCAATAGCTAGtttttaaccaatttggtcatgaatttttttttttttttttgggcaggTGGATATACCATCATTACTTTGCAATGGCAATGGCACTTATAAGTCTTACTTGGGAGATAGAAAGAGGGCCAGATTGTGCTCAGAAGCAGGTACTAATACATACACTTAGAGAATAAAACATGCATTTACTTCTCCAGTCTAGGAAAAAAATCACTTGCTTTAATTccattttagggttttctttcttctttttttttttttttaaatagagaTTGGTAATGACAATATGCTTGCAGAAAGGAGTCCTACTGTACTTGAAATGGGCAATCATGCAAGGAATTGCCATGCTTCTTCAGAATAGATATCAACGACAAAGATTGTATACTCGTATTGCTTTGGGCAAGGTATAAGAGAATGCCATAATTGTCCTTTTGTGTatgtttttgttcttttctctaTATCTTGTGGATGTAAATCTCTAAGAAAAATTATGTTGCCTAAAATAATTGGGAATTTTTATGTAATTTCATTTCGTTTAAACAACTTTGTAGTAACTTATGCAAAGAACTAAATAGTGTATGAGTCGCTGGTCCAAAGTTATTGTGGTTCTGGGTGAATGTTATATTTGAAATTTGCTGGAGTTGTTGCATTTACTTGTAGGCTGGCAGAATGGACGTAGTGTGGGGTGAAACTGCTGGAGTGGAGGGTCAGTTATGGCTGCTATGCCCGATACTGTTCATCTTGCAGGTAATTTACTTTGGTCAACGCAGATGATTTTTATATTCTAGATCACACCCTGATGTAGAATTAGGTTGGACAAGACATATGTAAGCTTTCACACTTTATAATTGATTATTGGGCCATGTTACTTACATTGTTGAACTCAACTAGGTCTTCTATTGTGTTTATCTTTGATAATTACCACTTTTCAGTGGCAATGTTGTTCAACCTTTTAGGCTCTCCTTAGAACTTTTTCAACAGGATGGTGCATGTATATCACATTTTTTTTGAAGGAGATGCTTGCAATAATCAAAGTCTATTGGCCCTTTGTTAGGTTTAGGTTAATGGACTTCAAGTGCTGAAGGGCTGAAAAATGCATAAAGTCACGTGACATTTCATAGTTATGAACATTTCTGAGTTGCTTATATTATTTTGTGGTAACTTTGGGTGAACATGAATATGCCTGTTCTCCTTTCATGCCCAATGGAACCATAAGAGGATTGAATGTCTGATATCAGAAAGTGTAGCAGGAACAAATTAAGACATGTTAGTTCGGTGCAACCCTGTTGGATTGGATGTAATTGATTTATGGCTTACTAGGGATGACTTGCATCTGTACAAGTTTAATCTTCTGTACTCTGCATCACTGGGTGAAGAACAATATTGTTACTTAAATCTCTTAAGAAGAAATCTTTTACTCTTGGCTTCAGGGTTTTGAAGCATATGTTGGACTACTGTTGCTTAAAACTGCGTTTCTTGGTGTTATATCTGAGTGGCAGGTAGGTCTATTTGTACATCATTAAGTGGTTCTGCaatgcttttttctttttacgtTGCCTCAAAATATGGATTAATCACATGTGCAATGGCAGGTGATCAcctgtgggatcctcttgataATCATGGCAGTTGGGAACTTTGCCAACACAGTGCAAACACTTGTAACCAAATCTCGGGTTAAAGCTAAAATGAAGAAAGGCAAAAGCAAGCAAGAATTGGATCAGGGATCTGGTAAGCATCAATGAGTAGGAAAACTCGGTTCCTACTTGAGTTAGGACTACAATCACTGGAGGAGGACTTGACCTGATCTGGTGTTTTTACATTGTGGCCCTCAGATGTTACGTGAGTAGGTTTCTGATGATATATCTGACTTTGACCTCGGATTATGGAAATTGGAGTAGAATATTCAGTCATGAGATGTGTACCAAAACTCAAATCCTGTTCATGCGGAATGTTCTTGTGCATTTTAGTGGTTGGTCTAGGAAGTCCTGCTGCATTAAAAGTGTACTTTTGATTGATTGCTTCCAGCAAAAGGCTCTCCAGAAGTTTTGTTTGCCTGAGTGTTCACAATTCGATTTCTGTACTTTTCAAAAACCTTTAATGCATCTTACTGTTCATATTAACCTTGGATGTAGCTATGGACCTATGgtttattttctctcttttttgtttttcatctaATCAAATATGCAACTATTTTGATTGGTTGCTAAGCAGCTCCCAAAAAGCAATGGATGTATAAAAATGGTTGTGGAGCTCATAAGTTTGGAAATGTCAATTCTTGTTTCTGATTAAATGTCTTTCTGAAGAAACGTGAGAAGTAAAATCGAGTTGTATGTTTTTTGTCATGTTTTGTATGAGATCATTAGTTGAGAAGAAGTGGGTGTGATGTTTCTGATGTAGATACAGTACTTTTGTCCTGCCACCTTTTAACTTGTTCAGAAAATGTTTATTGGATAAATTTTTTGTGATACCTTACGAGTATTAACCTCGCTAGGGGTGGCAATGGGACGGGGGATCCTTCCCCGTCCCCGCCCCGTTGTCAAATAACTCCCCCCATCCCCCGTCCCTTGCCCCGCCCCACCCCGTTTCCCCCGCGGTCCCAAGTGTTGCCTGATTCTCGTAGTAGTGGAAAAACATTCTCTTAGTATCTAACCTTGCTTTGCTTCAGATGCTCTCAGAATAGCAATACTTTACCCTTTCTAGCAATACTTCACCTCAATTTCTTCAACTCTCGCGCTTCTTCTGAAGCTCTCAAATGCTCTTCTCATTCTAAGTATGGCTGATGAAGGTCTATGAACATCACCAACGATCAGTCAGCTCTCATTGtcacatcaacaaccaaatgaGTGCCCATTTTTGGCGCCTTTTCTCTTAACCGAAATTAGCAATTCATTTTGCATCCAAATTCCAGTTAAGTTAGTTAATCCTATGTATTACTTATTTCACTAATTATTTCATCCCATTATTAGAATATATTACTTCAATAGCAGGGATATTTCTGTCAATTCAACGTccatgatatcatatttggggCTCAATAATCTAACAGGGAGGTAGACGGGAATTTCGAAACTTCAGGGGAGGTCATTGAGACTGTCAGAAACTTCccgaggtttctgaaattatcccatctACGATTGCCCGGAAAGCTAGAGACATGTATATTTAAGGATTGAGGAAAATTTCCATGGGGTCCAGCCGTTTTTTGTGCGTGACGAAATTTCTGCGGTATATCAGAGACAGAACGGTCAAATCAAATTTGCCAGCTAATGTTTTCTCACTACTACGAGATTCGGGCATTAGCCCCACAGTTAATTTGCCTATTCGATGTAACAGGGAGTACCAATTATTCAATACTAGTTGAAAAAAAGTAGTTGAAAAAGagaacaagtttttttttttttttgtcaacccAAGGAGTATCCCAACTTTGCCAGACTAATCTCCTTGAACATGAGATATCTCGCCCCCCAAGAGCACCCAAACGATATGTGAAACCAGACTCGAATCGCGCCCCACGAGGAATACCCCTGAGGATTCACCGGCTGAACTGACCTCGAGGGGCGAGAACAAGTACTTACTCTGTCCATCtcgtcatttaatttttttagaaaataatttatattaatttaattttctagTTAACACGTTCATCTAAActttaatataaaatttacccaaaaaaagtCTCATGCCTAGACATTAAAAAACAAAgagtataaaaaaatatatatattaacaagaatccaaaatcaatgaaaattgTACTAAACATTTCCAATTCTAATATATTCTACACTACTTAaacttttttccaagaaaataaaattatgatctctacaaatgaatcttataaacaaattataatttctcatatttcaactaCAATTTGCCTAATGAAATTACTTAgctttaaaataatattttttattagttagctttaaaaataatattttctatatgtatataaaaattttaaattttaaatatatatattgtgtGTGTGCGGAACAGATCAGATACCAACCAATTTCTAAACCTCTGACCCTAATCCACCCCACATTTAAGTTGGTATCAACTCTTTTGATCCTGTAAAATATGCGGATCAGGTACCATAATCTTCACAGCACATCAAAACAGATATCGCGGGTTAACATGTCAACAGTGTTTTCTGCCCACTCCtaattgaggaaaagaaaaataagaaaaattgaggaaaactcaaaagtagTCCTCTGAATCCTCCTTTAAAGacgaagccaaaaaaaaaaatctgaaaaattgtAGAACTGTCATCTGAATTCTACTACATGTCAAGCAGAATGACCAAGAAAGGTATATGTGACAAGCAGACATTAGGTATACATGATCATGAAAAATGGTCAATACGATGCCCATTCTGCAGCAGCATGCGCCATCTTGGGAGGGCTCCGGAAAACAAGTGCATTTGAACGGAAGTGGAGCTTCTCCAGGAGTCTCTTAATCAGCTCACCAACAGCACGAGAAATTCCTGAAAAATGGTCAATATGATGCCCATTCTGCAGCAGTAGGCATCATCTTGGAAAGGCCCTGGAAAACAGGTGAATTTGACTGGAAATGGAGCTTCTCTAGGAGACTCTTGATCAGCTGACCAACAGCATAAGAAATTCCTGAGGCCATAAAGCCCAGAAGTATGTAGTATGCTATGGTTTTCACATATGATTTGGGTGGCCTTCGAACATATTCCTTCCCAGTGGCTAGCACTAGAATGCATAATAGTGAAGCTGCCGCAGCTGCAAGAAGCTTGAGTTCCCTGTTACCGCTCTTTAAAAATGAGAAGCCATAAACAATGGGAGGGATTAGACCAAATACTACAAAAGATAGTGTGACAACAATTGTATGAAGCAAAAAATTTTCTCTGCTGCCCAGTAGTTCCTTGTACCGATCCATCTGCTCTGTTACTTGCTCTTTCTTCAGGTCCCAGAGCTGTCAGTTTCAGAAGAAGTTCAAAATTAGATTCGATCTAAAAGATCAATTACAATTGGCGTGTTTTGATGGCTTAAGCCTTAAAACGCGGCTTGGACAGACAAAAACCAACAGTGATCCCCAAACTAGAGGTTGATGTGTAGAATGACTAAAAGATAGTGATCCAAGCGCAATGTGCATACTCAGCAAAAGATAAGTGTTCTAATGTTATGAATGATGTACCAGATTTCAAGGTCCATAGTAAGCAAATAAAAACACTCAGAGATTGCAGACTGGACCTGCAACAATGCAATTCACATGCTTGGGTGCAAAATGGAGCAGGTTACTAAATTAACACTTGCAACAGAAATTAATATTTGTATAGTTCTATGAATACGATCCTATAGAACTTGTTTAATGTAACACTCGCATCTAATGTCAAGATCTATTTTAATTATTATGGAAAATCCGCCACGTATTCTCATAGCTTTTTCAGGGTCTAGGCAGGAAATCAattggtaattggaatgagatCTTTTTAGTTTACTGCACAACCTTTTATGCAGCAGAGCTGTGATAAACCAACATTGAATGCTTAGTAGAAAGCAGTTGAAACTAAATCAACTCACATTGTGACCAATTAGTACGAGTCCACCAATCACATTGGCCAATGTTAGAGCTAGAATATTCACTGCAGCAAGATGTGAAACAAAAACCAATGAGAttgttcaaaagaaaacaacattTTGCAACAATATACTGTACGATAAGTACAATTCAAGGGCCATAAATCCTAAAtgacaaaggaaaaaaagggaacGTGTACAAATATAAACTAAGGAGGAATCCTTTGATGAGTAAAAGAGCAACGCATTCTTATAGTAAGGACAATATGCATAACTTCCTCTCCATGGAACTAAGAAGCAGCACAACAGTACGGAaatgttaaaaaataaaaaagagcaTGAGCACTCAACACTGTATCATCTAGACTTGGACCATTGAACTGGGATAGAGAAGATAATATTCAGATTGTTAATTCACATTTTACTGCAATGATTCTCAGTAAACAAGACGTCTCCAGGCATATTAAACACATTAAAAACTACCAAGACACGTTGCTTCAAGTAAACAATAATCAGTAAGGACAAAGACTGCTTTCTTCTTCAGTTAAAGTTAAACAgttcaatataaaaaaaatgcaaagcaAAGCAAGATATCAACTACATCTAATCTTAGTTCGAGATGaactaaagcaaataaatgtGTGGTCATAGCAGTCTGGCAAACAAATCTTGATGGTATCACCAGCCATCTATAAAACTTACGTGTGGTGGCATCACCACCAGCTGCAGATGAAACAACACCTAGGCTAGTAATTGATTCGACTAAACCACCATAAACAATGCTTCTAATTATCTCAATTTCATATGCTTGTCTAACGTCAGCTCCTGTGGATTCAGTCACAGAGATATTTGTAGTTAAATTTGCTGAGGTCACTGTTTCTTCTGAAATAGTCAAGTCTTGTTGCCTTTGCGAAGCCACTGTGCTGATGGCCTCTGATTCTACTACTATAACTGTATCCTTGCCTGCAACAGGTTGTAATATGACAGCAGTCAATTAGGAGTTTCCCTCAAGAAAGAATTAGATACCCATTGGCATGCATCACAAAAGACACAAGAAACATGCGCTTTGAGTTAGAGATGCAGATCTACAACAGCAATTGGAAAAAGTGTTGATATTTTGAAAGATCTGTAAGATTGAACTCAAGACCAAGGAAATAGAtgaaattaaacagattgcaggaTGAATGAACAACTAAGCACTCTCtgcctccccccccccccctctcctcTCCTCTTCCCTCCCTCCGTGTATGTGTGTGTACCAAAAGGAATTGTGGATTAAACACGTTCCAGACAGTAAGTTATACAAACTTGGAATTTTCAACATCCACTTACAAGTAATTCAAATCTCATGGGGAGGGAGGAAGATCTAGATGCATCAACGTGGGTGTGTGCATGCCGTCTGTATATAACTGCAAATCTTTCTTGTTCAACTTCTAATTAGAGGAAACTACAAGCTCCTTCTATTAGCAAAAAATAGTCTCAAAGGGAGAGAACCCTACAGATTTACTCTACAAGAATTTATTTGACAACCATGCCTGACTACAGTTGAAGTTTGCAATTTCACCTGAATTTAGCTCAGCTGCTACCTTCCTCAGATCTTTAGCTATAGTAGCTGGTATGTCTTGATTTAGTGAAATACCTTTCACTGACAAAACTGCAGGATCtttgttaattttgaagagtttcCCAAAATGAGTCTCCTCTTTGTTATTGCAGATGGTCTGCGGAGAATTTTCATTCAGGTAGGCTCCATCTGTCAAGGTTGTAAGGTATTCTTAATCTCCTTGAAACATAACCATCATTTAGATATCAGAATATTTTCAGAATCTTAAGCTGTGAATGTTCGTGAAACACACGTCTTTAGATTTTTAATGCTTGTAGTTGATATtaaaagcaaaatgcaataacatatactagatgcacacacacacacacatatccGCGTGTAACAAAGATGAAGGCAAACCTCAAACAAGAAACTCTACAATATCTGATCCTAAATTAACACTGTGAATGAAAACATTGTTAAATCGGTCCACGCTTCAGCACAGTTGACAAACAATTGACAAAGACATTACATCAATAAATCAGTATATGTTTATTCTAGAGACCAATATTTAAGATGTGACATCACTTAGGACCATCGTCTTATTCAATTGAACTATCTAATTCTACTGAAAGTCAAAAAGCTCCAACTATCAACTAGAGAAGCAGAAACTGACTAACAAAGAAACTATTTGCATCACAATTGCTCAGTTCAAAAGTTGCATCTTTTTCACGCGTTGACTTGTAACAAAATTATGGCCCCAATATGTGGATATTTTCTCGAGACATATCAAGTAATATATTCATTTGTCTATCCATATTTGTTTCTAAAAAATGCTAACTGAAGGGAAATTAAGGCGTTGTGTTACCTTTTGGGAAGACAAGGGAAGACTAGCAAAATACAACTGGACTAGGAGAAAGGATTGAATGTGGATTATGGCAAGACAAAAATAAACTAACTTTCAAGTGGATTATGGCAATATCTTGCAATACCATAAAGAAGTGCACTCCTTCATTTCAGGTGATTCCTAGTTTTTGCCTCTAATTTTTAAAAGAATGTACCTGCACCATTGTTTTGTGTTGACAAGTCAGGATTTTGGCCTACACGTGATTTCTCGGAAGCAGGTGAACCGCCAGGTGAAGAAATCAGAAGCTTTAGTCCATCTGGTTGATTTCCTGGTACAGGACCTTCTGGAGATAACACCCCATTCATAACTGGAATTTTGTCAGTGGGTACCTTAAACAGATCACCTTGATGATATGCTGCAACATTTACTGAAATGTTTGATGAGTTTTGCTCACTTTCAATAATTAGAGATTCTCCATTAGTAACAGGTACATTGTCGATAGGTGCCTTAGATGAGTCACTTTGATGATATGCTACACTGTGTATGGAATTGTTTGATGTGTTTGGCTGACTGCCGGTTGCTGCTTCAAAGTGGCCCCTCGATGAGTCACTTTGATGATATGCTACACTGTTTACGGAATTGTTTAATGTGTTTGGCTGACTGCCGGTTGCTGATTCAAAGTGGCCCTTTGCAGCATCTCCTGTATCCGAGGGCCAAAAAGATTAGGTGAGTAGCTTAGAAGGAAGAACAGCAATTTTTATTGCAAGGAGCATATACTGAATTCTTGTCATCATGCACAATGAAGACATTAATACCAAGAATATACCAAATATTACTGAAGATACTATGAATAATAATTACCAAACAttaccaaatcagttttttttttcaaagtattTACAAGCAAAGGAATAGATGCAGCCACATATGCATAGTGTACAAAGCAGACACATACAAAAGTCATAAAGAACCTTCTATTTCATTACCAATATAAATTGTGCCTCCTTTAGGTAGACAACATCAATTATCTAACGTAGTAGATGCACAGAAATGAGAATCTTCAACACCCAATACCAGAAACATGTATTTACCTAGTAAGATCAAATGGTCATAGAGAATTAGAACTATAGCAATGGTGCAAGTAATTTACAAGGATTTCAACGTGATAACAAAAAAGGGTTCTGTCAGTTGGAAACGAATTCATATCTCTCGTGCATAATTGCACATGAGATGACTCGCAAGTTTTTTAACTACCTTCGACTTTTCTGAGGGCTTCTTTCATAACCTTCAAATGTAAAAGTACAATTTAGTGATCATTCTTGTACCTCTGTTCTTAATTGTATTGTTACAGTTGTCTCCTGCATTCAGCACCTCTTTTCCGTTGATCAAGATTTCTTCTTTTGAAGAGGGTGAAATCTTATCTCCATCTTCCTCAGATTCAGCAACTGGGCTCCTATAAATGCTTTTCCCATGGTTGGTTGAGAGATCTTTTAGCATTGAGAAGGATTGACCATCCTGACCATTCCCATGCGATGCCAAAAGAGATGTGCTACTGTTTGTTGTCAAAGCCTCTGACCTAGAAACATTGCCTGCAGAACATTACTGCAATTAGTCCTGAAACCACAAGAACAGGACATGCTAGATCCCTTTGCAGGCAAAGAAACACAActctaagaaaaggaataacTTTAACCATATTACCTTAAAGCTTTTTCCAAAAGCACTATGAATCTTTATTTCCCTGGTTATATGATGACTAGAAAGAGGAAAACATTTGATTTCAGCTGCATTCTTGTCTATTGCTCTTCATTTAAGATGCTGGGAAAAAAAGGTGATTTGAAAGCGGTCCACTCAGCTTCTGATTTTCAGTTTCTCTAGACTTTGTAAAAagataaaaactagaaaaaaatgagtggacCAACTTATAGCTTTATTTCAAGGCTAAAATCTAAATGCTTGTCTCCAACAGCAAGCAAAAGTAGTCCCCCTCAATCCCCAGAATTCAGACCAAAATCTAAATGCTTGTCTCCAACAGCAAACAAAAATAATCCCCTCAGTCCCCAGAATTCAGACCAGAATTTGCCCATAATTCAGTGTCTACTTGGTAGCTGCTTCTAAATGAGCTTCAAGATCGAGAAAAACCTCTTACAATCTTGAAAAGTTATGCTTCATGTCAAGTTATTGGAGAAATGTATTCTTGTGACGCTGTACTTGTTCTTTCTGGCGATCTTCATTTCCTATTCTTTGTTTCCATAGAGAAGAAGATTTTAGCTTTCTTTAAGTGTCTTAGTTTGCTTTCCTATTATGGTTTTAGCTTATCTTATATAAACAAAACTGTTCCTGAAAATGTTCATTAGTGTGGCATTGCttgtatttttcaaaattgtcaTATTCAAATTTACCCTATTAAGTTTTAACAACTATTTCAGAAAGCACTTTCTTTAAACAGGTCTAGAAAAACTGAAGCAGACGAGAATAGGCTCTAATAAGCAATAGGAAGGAGATAAAGTGCATTGTCGCAAAGTTAGGAGAAGGAACCAACTTCGGTACCCCATaacaaaattatacaaaatggGTGAATTTTATCCCAGTGCTAGTTAATATACTATACACAGAAAAGAGAATAGGATTAGAAACCTGGCTCTGAAGTTCTCTCCCTATCTGATGCAAAAGTAGAGGATATCCCGCTTTTACTCGTCAATTTCTGCTCATCTTTAACAGGCTTCTTTTCAGCTTTATCTCCAAATATCTTAAACAATTTAAACCCATTTCCTGAAATTCAACAAGAAATACTGAATTTTTTTGACGTGGTATGACCCATAGCCCAGACAATAACTGAAGGTTTCTTGAAACCATTTTGCATGCAATCCCAACAAATTTAGTTACATCTGCATCATGCATTCTCATGATTGATCTATCATGCATGTGACTTCTCATGATTTATCTATCGTGCATGGACTCAGTGGTCACAAAGCTGAGTTACACGCTGTCTAGGTAAATCATCATCCCCCTCCCAAGTTGCAACAGGAAAGTGCACTCACACCACTGGTAGGG
This portion of the Coffea arabica cultivar ET-39 chromosome 2e, Coffea Arabica ET-39 HiFi, whole genome shotgun sequence genome encodes:
- the LOC113729830 gene encoding membrane protein of ER body-like protein isoform X1, with the protein product MAEEEEQKWEQEEELERVEELSSLKLRRSSTARTTSTGASQDTSATASTATCTSTTSQLDGNGNCKTNGRIIEPPSNSVTENEVDLDGSVLDRDKREGPDKIAALFDSVFHNHTRITDAHSRSEPCVYYDKDGGLWKCRFCFWTYATARLSVDLIQKLKGPLYELMIHKTINQREPCFTFELEGSRANSTFCGDDHVEGNTGVRIYETREGNSGAQKSCDSVIDCRVEGNKKDSSNLTSLQHSPVLYDECSETYKSQEIQEIENDDIDLINGSGLDVTELDVERVLEKQNTHDLYCPNCNSCITRRVILRKRKRQARITSEDVRRKKLETEVESSLTHCSRQGQQATSIEVHTTEENPLDDTSQAAEKYERERETDVFRCLSCFSFFIPTGNGFKLFKIFGDKAEKKPVKDEQKLTSKSGISSTFASDRERTSEPGNVSRSEALTTNSSTSLLASHGNGQDGQSFSMLKDLSTNHGKSIYRSPVAESEEDGDKISPSSKEEILINGKEVLNAGDNCNNTIKNRGDAAKGHFESATGSQPNTLNNSVNSVAYHQSDSSRGHFEAATGSQPNTSNNSIHSVAYHQSDSSKAPIDNVPVTNGESLIIESEQNSSNISVNVAAYHQGDLFKVPTDKIPVMNGVLSPEGPVPGNQPDGLKLLISSPGGSPASEKSRVGQNPDLSTQNNGADGAYLNENSPQTICNNKEETHFGKLFKINKDPAVLSVKGISLNQDIPATIAKDLRKVAAELNSGKDTVIVVESEAISTVASQRQQDLTISEETVTSANLTTNISVTESTGADVRQAYEIEIIRSIVYGGLVESITSLGVVSSAAGGDATTLNILALTLANVIGGLVLIGHNLWDLKKEQVTEQMDRYKELLGSRENFLLHTIVVTLSFVVFGLIPPIVYGFSFLKSGNRELKLLAAAAASLLCILVLATGKEYVRRPPKSYVKTIAYYILLGFMASGISYAVGQLIKSLLEKLHFQSNSPVFQGLSKMMPTAAEWASY
- the LOC113729830 gene encoding membrane protein of ER body-like protein isoform X5, which encodes MAEEEEQKWEQEEELERVEELSSLKLRRSSTARTTSTGASQDTSATASTATCTSTTSQLDGNGNCKTNGRIIEPPSNSVTENEVDLDGSVLDRDKREGPDKIAALFDSVFHNHTRITDAHSRSEPCVYYDKDGGLWKCRFCFWTYATARLSVDLIQKLKGPLYELMIHKTINQREPCFTFELEGSRANSTFCGDDHVEGNTGVRIYETREGNSGAQKSCDSVIDCRVEGNKKDSSNLTSLQHSPVLYDECSETYKSQEIQEIENDDIDLINGSGLDVTELDVERVLEKQNTHDLYCPNCNSCITRRVILRKRKRQARITSEDVRRKKLETEVESSLTHCSRQGQQATSIEVHTTEENPLDDTSQAAEKYERERETDVFRCLSCFSFFIPTGNGFKLFKIFGDKAEKKPVKDEQKLTSKSGISSTFASDRERTSEPGDAAKGHFESATGSQPNTLNNSVNSVAYHQSDSSRGHFEAATGSQPNTSNNSIHSVAYHQSDSSKAPIDNVPVTNGESLIIESEQNSSNISVNVAAYHQGDLFKVPTDKIPVMNGVLSPEGPVPGNQPDGLKLLISSPGGSPASEKSRVGQNPDLSTQNNGADGAYLNENSPQTICNNKEETHFGKLFKINKDPAVLSVKGISLNQDIPATIAKDLRKVAAELNSGKDTVIVVESEAISTVASQRQQDLTISEETVTSANLTTNISVTESTGADVRQAYEIEIIRSIVYGGLVESITSLGVVSSAAGGDATTLNILALTLANVIGGLVLIGHNLWDLKKEQVTEQMDRYKELLGSRENFLLHTIVVTLSFVVFGLIPPIVYGFSFLKSGNRELKLLAAAAASLLCILVLATGKEYVRRPPKSYVKTIAYYILLGFMASGISYAVGQLIKSLLEKLHFQSNSPVFQGLSKMMPTAAEWASY
- the LOC113729830 gene encoding membrane protein of ER body-like protein isoform X3, which produces MAEEEEQKWEQEEELERVEELSSLKLRRSSTARTTSTGASQDTSATASTATCTSTTSQLDGNGNCKTNGRIIEPPSNSVTENEVDLDGSVLDRDKREGPDKIAALFDSVFHNHTRITDAHSRSEPCVYYDKDGGLWKCRFCFWTYATARLSVDLIQKLKGPLYELMIHKTINQREPCFTFELEGSRANSTFCGDDHVEGNTGVRIYETREGNSGAQKSCDSVIDCRVEGNKKDSSNLTSLQHSPVLYDECSETYKSQEIQEIENDDIDLINGSGLDVTELDVERVLEKQNTHDLYCPNCNSCITRRVILRKRKRQARITSEDVRRKKLETEVESSLTHCSRQGQQATSIEVHTTEENPLDDTSQAAEKYERERETDVFRCLSCFSFFIPTGNGFKLFKIFGDKAEKKPVKDEQKLTSKSGISSTFASDRERTSEPGNVSRSEALTTNSSTSLLASHGNGQDGQSFSMLKDLSTNHGKSIYRSPVAESEEDGDKISPSSKEEILINGKEVLNAGDNCNNTIKNRGDAAKGHFESATGSQPNTLNNSVNSVAYHQSDSSRGHFEAATGSQPNTSNNSIHSVAYHQSDSSKAPIDNVPVTNGESLIIEKGPVPGNQPDGLKLLISSPGGSPASEKSRVGQNPDLSTQNNGADGAYLNENSPQTICNNKEETHFGKLFKINKDPAVLSVKGISLNQDIPATIAKDLRKVAAELNSGKDTVIVVESEAISTVASQRQQDLTISEETVTSANLTTNISVTESTGADVRQAYEIEIIRSIVYGGLVESITSLGVVSSAAGGDATTLNILALTLANVIGGLVLIGHNLWDLKKEQVTEQMDRYKELLGSRENFLLHTIVVTLSFVVFGLIPPIVYGFSFLKSGNRELKLLAAAAASLLCILVLATGKEYVRRPPKSYVKTIAYYILLGFMASGISYAVGQLIKSLLEKLHFQSNSPVFQGLSKMMPTAAEWASY
- the LOC113729830 gene encoding membrane protein of ER body-like protein isoform X2 — protein: MAEEEEQKWEQEEELERVEELSSLKLRRSSTARTTSTGASQDTSATASTATCTSTTSQLDGNGNCKTNGRIIEPPSNSVTENEVDLDGSVLDRDKREGPDKIAALFDSVFHNHTRITDAHSRSEPCVYYDKDGGLWKCRFCFWTYATARLSVDLIQKLKGPLYELMIHKTINQREPCFTFELEGSRANSTFCGDDHVEGNTGVRIYETREGNSGAQKSCDSVIDCRVEGNKKDSSNLTSLQHSPVLYDECSETYKSQEIQEIENDDIDLINGSGLDVTELDVERVLEKQNTHDLYCPNCNSCITRRVILRKRKRQARITSEDVRRKKLETEVESSLTHCSRQGQQATSIEVHTTEENPLDDTSQAAEKYERERETDVFRCLSCFSFFIPTGNGFKLFKIFGDKAEKKPVKDEQKLTSKSGISSTFASDRERTSEPGNVSRSEALTTNSSTSLLASHGNGQDGQSFSMLKDLSTNHGKSIYRSPVAESEEDGDKISPSSKEEILINGKEVLNAGDNCNNTIKNRGDAAKGHFESATGSQPNTLNNSVNSVAYHQSDSSRGHFEAATGSQPNTSNNSIHSVAYHQSDSSKAPIDNVPVTNGESLIIEIMNGVLSPEGPVPGNQPDGLKLLISSPGGSPASEKSRVGQNPDLSTQNNGADGAYLNENSPQTICNNKEETHFGKLFKINKDPAVLSVKGISLNQDIPATIAKDLRKVAAELNSGKDTVIVVESEAISTVASQRQQDLTISEETVTSANLTTNISVTESTGADVRQAYEIEIIRSIVYGGLVESITSLGVVSSAAGGDATTLNILALTLANVIGGLVLIGHNLWDLKKEQVTEQMDRYKELLGSRENFLLHTIVVTLSFVVFGLIPPIVYGFSFLKSGNRELKLLAAAAASLLCILVLATGKEYVRRPPKSYVKTIAYYILLGFMASGISYAVGQLIKSLLEKLHFQSNSPVFQGLSKMMPTAAEWASY